A portion of the Citrobacter rodentium NBRC 105723 = DSM 16636 genome contains these proteins:
- the yjjY gene encoding protein YjjY, whose product MTKVRNCVLDALSINVNNIISLVVGTFPLDPTVSKTAVILTILTAT is encoded by the coding sequence ATGACTAAAGTACGTAATTGCGTTCTTGATGCACTTTCCATCAACGTCAACAACATCATTAGCTTGGTCGTGGGTACTTTCCCTCTGGACCCGACAGTGTCAAAAACGGCTGTCATCCTAACCATTTTAACAGCAACATAA
- the thrL gene encoding thr operon leader peptide, translated as MKRISTTIITTTTITTGNGAG; from the coding sequence ATGAAACGCATCAGCACCACCATTATTACCACCACCACCATTACCACAGGTAACGGTGCGGGCTGA